In Streptomyces nodosus, one DNA window encodes the following:
- the argS gene encoding arginine--tRNA ligase, producing the protein MASVTSLTASVHQRLATALTAKLPQAAADPLLRRSDRADYQANGILALAKKAKANPRELAAQVVEKVVTGDLIEDVEVSGPGFLNITVTDRAITANLAARAADPEGRLGVPYAEDPGTTVIDYAQPNVAKEMHVGHLRSAVIGDSVVKLLEFTGESVVRRHHIGDWGTQFGMLIQYLDEHPHELDHKAAEVTGEEAMSNLDRLYKAARRLFDSDEEFKTRARRRVVDLQAGDPHTLAMWQKFVDESKIYFFSVFEKLDMEIRDPDIVGESGYNEMLQETCRLLEESGVAVRSEGALCVFFDDIRGPDGNPVPLIVQKSDGGFGYAATDLSAIRDRVFRLKADTLLYVVDARQALHFKMVFETARRAGWLGDGVKAIQLAFGTVLGKDGKPFKTREGETVRLVDLLDEAIERASAVVREKAQDLSEQEITERGAQVGIGAVKYADLSTSASRDYKFDLDQMVSLHGDTSVYLQYAYARIQSILRKAGEVRPAAHPELALADAERALGLHADQFAETVAETAAEYAPHKLAAYLYQLASLYTSFYDKCPVLKAETPEQVENRLFLCDITARTLHQGMALLGIRTPERL; encoded by the coding sequence ATGGCCTCGGTCACGTCCCTCACCGCCTCCGTCCACCAGCGCCTCGCGACCGCCCTCACGGCCAAGCTGCCCCAGGCCGCCGCGGACCCGCTGCTGCGACGAAGCGACCGGGCGGACTACCAGGCCAACGGGATCCTGGCGCTCGCCAAGAAGGCGAAGGCCAACCCGCGTGAGCTGGCGGCCCAAGTCGTGGAGAAGGTGGTCACCGGCGATCTGATCGAGGACGTCGAGGTCTCGGGACCCGGCTTCCTCAACATCACGGTCACCGACCGGGCGATCACCGCCAACCTCGCCGCCCGCGCCGCCGACCCCGAGGGCCGCCTCGGCGTGCCGTACGCCGAGGACCCGGGCACCACGGTCATCGACTACGCCCAGCCGAACGTGGCCAAGGAGATGCACGTCGGCCATCTGCGCTCCGCGGTGATCGGCGACTCGGTGGTCAAGCTTCTGGAGTTCACCGGCGAGAGCGTGGTCAGGCGCCACCACATCGGCGACTGGGGCACCCAGTTCGGCATGCTCATCCAGTACCTGGACGAGCACCCGCACGAGCTGGACCACAAGGCCGCCGAGGTCACCGGCGAGGAGGCGATGTCGAACCTCGACCGCCTCTACAAGGCGGCCCGCAGGCTCTTCGACTCCGACGAGGAGTTCAAGACGCGTGCCCGCCGCCGGGTGGTCGACCTCCAGGCCGGTGACCCGCACACGCTCGCCATGTGGCAGAAGTTCGTCGACGAGTCGAAGATCTACTTCTTCTCCGTCTTCGAGAAGCTGGACATGGAGATCCGCGACCCCGACATCGTCGGCGAGTCCGGCTACAACGAGATGCTCCAGGAGACCTGCCGGCTGCTGGAGGAGTCCGGTGTGGCGGTCCGCTCCGAGGGCGCCCTGTGCGTCTTCTTCGACGACATCAGGGGCCCGGACGGCAACCCGGTCCCGCTGATCGTGCAGAAGTCGGACGGCGGCTTCGGCTATGCGGCCACCGACCTGTCGGCGATCCGTGACCGGGTCTTCCGTCTGAAGGCCGACACCCTCCTCTATGTGGTGGACGCCCGCCAGGCGCTCCACTTCAAGATGGTCTTCGAGACCGCCCGCCGGGCCGGCTGGCTGGGCGACGGAGTGAAGGCGATCCAGCTCGCCTTCGGCACGGTCCTCGGCAAGGACGGCAAGCCCTTCAAGACGCGTGAGGGCGAGACGGTCCGGCTGGTCGACCTCCTCGACGAGGCGATCGAGCGCGCCTCCGCCGTCGTCCGGGAGAAGGCTCAGGACCTGTCCGAGCAGGAGATCACCGAGCGCGGCGCCCAGGTGGGCATCGGCGCGGTGAAGTACGCGGACCTGTCCACCTCGGCGAGCCGCGACTACAAGTTCGACCTCGACCAGATGGTCTCGCTGCACGGCGACACCTCCGTCTACCTCCAGTACGCCTACGCCCGTATCCAGTCGATCCTCCGCAAGGCCGGCGAGGTACGTCCGGCCGCGCACCCGGAGCTGGCGCTGGCCGACGCGGAGCGCGCGCTGGGCCTGCACGCGGACCAGTTCGCGGAGACGGTCGCGGAGACAGCGGCGGAGTACGCCCCGCACAAGCTGGCCGCGTATCTGTACCAGTTGGCGTCGCTGTACACGTCCTTCTACGACAAGTGCCCGGTGCTGAAGGCCGAGACGCCCGAGCAGGTGGAGAACCGCCTCTTCCTGTGCGACATCACGGCCCGCACCCTGCACCAGGGCATGGCCCTGCTGGGCATCAGGACGCCCGAGCGTCTCTGA